Genomic segment of Vibrio celticus:
TATTTCGTATGTGGCTTTATCGGTTCGGGTAAAACGACTTACTCTAAAGCGCTTGCAGAAAAGCATGGCGCCTTTCGTTTCTCGATTGATGAGTGGATGATTCCTTTGTATGGCGAGCATATGGAGCGTGAGGTTTTTGATAGCCGGCTGGCTACGTTACAAGGGTTATTCAAGGACTCTGCAATGCAGCTGTTTTCTTTGGGTGTTCCGGTGATTTTTGACTTTGGTTTTTGGCGTAAATCAGACCGAGATTCTTTTACAAGCTGGGCATCAAACCTAGGTGTGGACAGCGAAGTTCATTATCTTGAGGTTCCGTTTGAGACTTGTAAGCAGAGAGCATTTAGCCGTAACTCGGAACTGAATGGCAAGTCTTATGAAATGACACCTGAAATGTTAGATCTGTTTTGGTCTTGGTTTGAGGTTCCCACTTCAAACGAAAATGGTATTTGGGTTCAACAGGAAGCTCAAAAAGGTATGTAGCCAAGCATAGTTTGAGTTAGCAGCCCCTTAATATCGTAACAAGTGAATCGGAGGTTCAATGGACAAAGCACGCAAAACACATTTTGACGAGTATCCCGATGATGTTCGAGCTCGGCTTGAAGAGTTGCGTTCATTAATCTTTGAGCTTTGCTCTGATTTGGATTTAGGTGAAGTTGAAGAGTCTCTGAAATGGGGCGAGCCTAGTTACAGCGTTAAGACGGGTAGCCCAATCCGAATCGACTGGAAGTTGAAATCACCAAACAACTATTACTTGTTCTTTAACTGTCAAACAAAGCTAATCGACACATTCAGAGAATTGCACGATGGCACATTGGTATTTCAAGGTAATCGGGCAATCATCTTGAACCTAACTGAACCACTTCCGAAGGCACCAATTAAGCAATGCTTAGAGCTAGCCTTAACTTATCAACAACGAAAACATCTACCGCTTCTTGGCGCGTAATTCTTACGTGTTGTCAGCTGCTTAACTGA
This window contains:
- a CDS encoding AAA family ATPase, with product MTKIYFVCGFIGSGKTTYSKALAEKHGAFRFSIDEWMIPLYGEHMEREVFDSRLATLQGLFKDSAMQLFSLGVPVIFDFGFWRKSDRDSFTSWASNLGVDSEVHYLEVPFETCKQRAFSRNSELNGKSYEMTPEMLDLFWSWFEVPTSNENGIWVQQEAQKGM
- a CDS encoding DUF1801 domain-containing protein — its product is MDKARKTHFDEYPDDVRARLEELRSLIFELCSDLDLGEVEESLKWGEPSYSVKTGSPIRIDWKLKSPNNYYLFFNCQTKLIDTFRELHDGTLVFQGNRAIILNLTEPLPKAPIKQCLELALTYQQRKHLPLLGA